One Glycine max cultivar Williams 82 chromosome 6, Glycine_max_v4.0, whole genome shotgun sequence DNA segment encodes these proteins:
- the LOC100788852 gene encoding putative clathrin assembly protein At4g40080, translating to MAQQKRLRGLAQNLKDKASVIAAALSTKRHLSSVRVHVLRATTHALAAPPSEETISAVLAVGHGGSHRHPRACIDTLMDRLHTTRSATVALKCLYTLHNVVVKGPFVLKDQLSCYPSYGGHNFLNLSTFRDVSDLESLELSSWVRWYAAVLEQTLTVSRILGYYLNDSCESQEKKKTLVVSNASNADLLYKLEVLVGFVEQISHVPDSLHLQRNELVYEVVRLVGENYRSVQGEIFLRVEELGERIMEDFDVGELNELVGYLGRLEESREKLLLLFVNRRKNNGFWELVEKTKGKGVAKKKEIEGKWLAVVVSGNAAELTRSTNPFLDPGQQLSPVPRLSFATVR from the coding sequence ATGGCCCAGCAAAAGCGGTTAAGAGGTCTGGCTCAAAACCTCAAAGACAAAGCCTCGGTGATCGCCGCAGCGCTATCCACCAAGCGTCACCTCTCTTCCGTCCGTGTCCACGTGCTCCGCGCCACCACGCACGCCCTCGCGGCACCACCCTCCGAGGAAACAATTTCTGCTGTCCTCGCGGTCGGGCACGGCGGCTCCCACCGTCATCCACGCGCGTGCATCGACACTCTCATGGACCGCCTCCACACCACGCGCAGTGCCACCGTGGCACTCAAATGCCTCTACACTCTCCACAACGTCGTCGTAAAGGGACCCTTCGTATTGAAAGACCAACTATCTTGTTACCCTTCTTACGGTGGCCACAATTTTCTTAACCTCTCCACCTTCCGAGACGTCTCGGACTTGGAATCGCTCGAACTCAGTTCGTGGGTGCGCTGGTACGCCGCCGTACTGGAACAGACCTTAACCGTTTCAAGAATCTTAGGTTATTACTTGAACGATTCTTGTGAAtcccaagaaaaaaagaagacttTGGTTGTTTCGAACGCGTCGAATGCGGATTTGTTGTATAAGTTGGAGGTTCTCGTGGGTTTCGTCGAACAAATAAGCCACGTGCCTGATTCGTTGCACCTTCAGAGGAACGAGTTGGTGTACGAGGTTGTGAGATTGGTCGGGGAGAATTATAGGAGCGTTCAAGGTGAGATTTTTTTGCGTGTTGAGGAGCTTGGGGAAAGAATAATGGAGGATTTTGATGTGGGTGAGTTGAACGAGTTGGTGGGGTATTTGGGGAGATTGGAAGAGAGTCGTGAAAAGTTGTTGCTTTTGTTTGTGAATAGAAGAAAGAATAATGGGTTTTGGGAATTGGTTGAGAAGACGAAGGGGAAGGGTGTGGCGAAGAAGAAGGAGATTGAAGGGAAGTGGCTCGCGGTGGTGGTGAGTGGCAACGCCGCCGAGTTGACTCGGTCCACGAACCCGTTTCTTGACCCGGGGCAACAACTCAGTCCGGTCCCCCGGTTAAGTTTTGCAACGGTAAGGTGA